A stretch of the Hydra vulgaris chromosome 09, alternate assembly HydraT2T_AEP genome encodes the following:
- the LOC100197664 gene encoding WD repeat-containing protein 25 isoform X1, whose product MKRNVNAELVDVKPYVSKRSKESLKTSESKDEKEIYLPVTHFSNSVRIKNLVPEKYFTTKKIYEKPITSLKWNYKSVNIVLSSALDKFIVLLDKSDCHLLEKARFAIHDEGIKDAIWTHGMESIITASFDKTAKLIDAESGSVLKTYTHKDVVTKVMMHPTQSNVFLTGTSKSGVFAWDARQKESIKHFKATFGQIQDMTFISDNTTLITSSEVLKRNTFDKAIMAWDFASSALMPVQIYQEPFSCSYLKQHPSGEHFLAQSAANYIVIFDTQFPYRMNKCKRYGEHKCSGYRVGFDISRDGRIIYSGDTDGFLFCYDNYTSKLLKKIKCFNSPCVEVASHPVLPSTLLVGAWDGSISILQ is encoded by the exons ATGAAACGTAATGTAAATGCAGAGTTGGTTGATGTTAAACCCTATGTATCTAAACGCTCTAAAGAATCATTAAAGACTTCAGAAAGTAAAGATGAAAAAGAGATATACCTACCAGTTACACATTTCAGTAATAGTGTGAGGATAAAAAATCTAGTTCCAGAGAAATACTTCACaacaaagaaaatatatgaaaaaccaattacttcattaaaatggAATTATAAAAgtgttaatattgttttatcttCAGCCttagataaatttattgtaCTTTTAGACAAGTCAGATTGCCATTTGTTAGAAAAAGCTAGATTTGCTATACACGATGAAGGTATAAAAGATGCAATATGGACTCATGGAATGGAAAGCATAATTACTGCTAGTTTTGACAAAACAGCAAAGCTTATAGATGCTGAATCAG gaagtgttttaaaaacttatacgCACAAAGATGTAGTAACAAAAGTCATGATGCATCCTACACAGAGTAATGTGTTTTTAACAGGGACTTCAAAGAGTGGTGTATTTGCTTGGGATGCAAGACAAAAAGAG AGCATTAAGCACTTTAAAGCAACGTTTGGGCAAATCCAGGATATGACTTTCATATCTGATAACACAACTCTAATAACCAGTtctgaagttttaaaaagaaatacattCGATAAAGCCATTATGGCTTGGGATTTTGCTAGTAGTGCTCTTATGCCAGTTCAAATTTATCAG GAACCTTTTTCATGTTCTTATCTCAAACAACATCCAAGTGGTGAACATTTTCTTGCTCAATCTGCTGCTAATTATATTGTCATCTTTGATACCCAATTTCCATACAGAATGAATAAGTGCAAAAGATATGGTGAGCACAAA tgctCCGGCTATCGCGTCGGGTTTGACATCAGTCGCGATGGTAGAATTATTTATTCTGGTGACACAGAcggttttcttttttgttatgaCAACTACACatcaaaactattgaaaaaaataaaatgctttaacTCTCCATGTGTTGAAGTTGCGTCTCATCCAGTTCTTCCTTCTACCTTACTTGTTGGGGCATGGGATGGCTCCATTTCTATTCTTCAATGA
- the LOC100197664 gene encoding WD repeat-containing protein 25 isoform X2 produces the protein MKRNVNAELVDVKPYVSKRSKESLKTSESKDEKEIYLPVTHFSNSVRIKNLVPEKYFTTKKIYEKPITSLKWNYKSVNIVLSSALDKFIVLLDKSDCHLLEKARFAIHDEGIKDAIWTHGMESIITASFDKTAKLIDAESGSVLKTYTHKDVVTKVMMHPTQSNVFLTGTSKSGVFAWDARQKESIKHFKATFGQIQDMTFISDNTTLITSSEVLKRNTFDKAIMAWDFASSALMPVQIYQEPFSCSYLKQHPSGEHFLAQSAANYIVIFDTQFPYRMNKCKRYVLRLSRRV, from the exons ATGAAACGTAATGTAAATGCAGAGTTGGTTGATGTTAAACCCTATGTATCTAAACGCTCTAAAGAATCATTAAAGACTTCAGAAAGTAAAGATGAAAAAGAGATATACCTACCAGTTACACATTTCAGTAATAGTGTGAGGATAAAAAATCTAGTTCCAGAGAAATACTTCACaacaaagaaaatatatgaaaaaccaattacttcattaaaatggAATTATAAAAgtgttaatattgttttatcttCAGCCttagataaatttattgtaCTTTTAGACAAGTCAGATTGCCATTTGTTAGAAAAAGCTAGATTTGCTATACACGATGAAGGTATAAAAGATGCAATATGGACTCATGGAATGGAAAGCATAATTACTGCTAGTTTTGACAAAACAGCAAAGCTTATAGATGCTGAATCAG gaagtgttttaaaaacttatacgCACAAAGATGTAGTAACAAAAGTCATGATGCATCCTACACAGAGTAATGTGTTTTTAACAGGGACTTCAAAGAGTGGTGTATTTGCTTGGGATGCAAGACAAAAAGAG AGCATTAAGCACTTTAAAGCAACGTTTGGGCAAATCCAGGATATGACTTTCATATCTGATAACACAACTCTAATAACCAGTtctgaagttttaaaaagaaatacattCGATAAAGCCATTATGGCTTGGGATTTTGCTAGTAGTGCTCTTATGCCAGTTCAAATTTATCAG GAACCTTTTTCATGTTCTTATCTCAAACAACATCCAAGTGGTGAACATTTTCTTGCTCAATCTGCTGCTAATTATATTGTCATCTTTGATACCCAATTTCCATACAGAATGAATAAGTGCAAAAGATATG tgctCCGGCTATCGCGTCGGGTTTGA
- the LOC136085559 gene encoding transcription factor egl-46-like, producing the protein MPKSFLVRHYKKSRLFQPYMVLNNKSKLFKKDKTDLDSVVALSMKTVFVKKLPSDKTEEIFIKDNKYDPSKENVVEETDGKSSLLQAGFKCQLCGEYHSNALSLAYHKCSCIKHIEHRCPECNKAFSCQANLASHRRWHKPKSVSTKRHNRNSPDPFKKCTLHLSLANALKSDCLMNLNAYRMNGEIF; encoded by the coding sequence ATGCCTAAATCATTTTTGGTTAGGCACTACAAAAAGTCTCGCCTATTTCAGCCTTACAtggtattaaataataaatcgaaattgttcaaaaaagacaaaactgACTTGGACTCCGTTGTTGCGTTAAGTATGAAAActgtatttgttaaaaaattaccttCAGATAAAACAGAGGAAATCTTTATAAAAGATAACAAATATGATCCATCGAAAGAAAATGTTGTCGAGGAAACTGATGGTAAGAGCTCATTATTACAAGCAGGTTTCAAATGTCAATTATGTGGAGAGTATCATTCCAATGCGCTATCGCTTGCTTATCATAAATGTTCTTGCATTAAACATATTGAACATCGGTGTCCCGAGTGTAACAAAGCGTTTAGTTGTCAAGCTAATTTAGCTTCGCACCGCAGGTGGCACAAACCTAAATCAGTATCGACAAAGCGACACAACAGAAATTCTCCTGacccttttaaaaaatgtacgtTGCACTTATCATTAGCTAATGCTTTAAAAAGCGACTGCTTGATGAATTTAAATGCTTATAGAATGAACGgagaaatattttaa